AGCGGTCCGAATCGTTCCCTGCCCTCGGCGGAGAGGCTGGGGCTCCGGTAGGGGTGGTCGCCATTCTCCTCGGCCGTCAGCTCCGCGAGCATCCACCGGCGGGTCTCCCCATCAAGCTCTTCGTACCGCATAGCATTTCCAAATCGTCGAGGACGGTATAGAACATTGCTCCCGCTGGTCGTTTACAGGTCGTTCTTGGTCCTGGACCCTTCGTCCGCATGCTTTAAATGCCCGAGCGCATCTGTGAGAGGCCGATGTCCGACCCAGATGTCACCGCCTATGTCGAGGAAATACGCTCGCTGGTGACAAAATACTTCCCCGTTTACGAAGTGACGGTCAACTACGACGCCATCAAGCTGATGGTCCGCGCCGATGAAGCCACCTTGGGCCCCAAGTTCGAGGACCTCCGCAAGGAAATGAAGACTCATCAGCTCATCCCGTTCATCAACTACTCGAAGGGGGAGCACGCCATAACTGTGGTCCGCTCGCCCCCGGCCCGCAAGGGCAACATGCGGATCAATCAGGTGCTATTGGCGATCACCTTCATCACCACCACCCTGTCCGGCACCCTGCTGTGGGCCGATTATGTGGGATCATCCGACTGGCTCGCCGCCGATAACATCCTGTATGGGGCGCTGTTCTTCGCCCTCCCCCTGATGACCATTCTCGGCATCCACGAGCTATCGCACTATATAGCTTCCAAGCGCCACGGGGTGGACGCCTCGCTACCATACTTCATCCCATCCATACCGCCCTTCGGCACCTTTGGGGCGTTCATCTCCATGCGCGACCCCATGCCCAACCGGAAGGCGATGGTGGACATCGGCATCGCCGGGCCCCTGGGAGGTCTGGCGGTCACCATCCCGGTGGCGATCATCGGGCTGTACCTCACCGCCAACGGGCACGCCGTCTCTGGCGCGGTCAGCGACGCGGGGATGATGGCCATCTTCATCCAGCCGCTGTATCAGCTCCTCGCGGTGTTCGTACCGCTCAATGATGGCATGGCCCTGCACCCCACCGCCTTCGCCGCCTGGGTCGGGTTCCTGGTCACCGCCATCAACCTGCTTCCCATCGGGCAGCTGGACGGCGGGCACGTAGCCCGGGGACTGCTGGGCGATAGGGCGAAGTACGTGGGCTACGCGACCTTCTTCTTCCTCGCCCTGATGACCCTGTTCTACGACGGCTGGTTCCTCTTTGCCATCCTCGTATTCCTGCTGGGCCTCAAGCATCCCGCGCCCCTCAACGACGTCACCAAGATCGACAAGCGGTCGATCGTCCTCGGTCTGGCCGGCCTGGTAGTGTTGGCCGTCACCTTCGTCCCCCAGCCCATGGTCACCATCTCTCCGGACCATTCATTCGAGCTGAACGTGGTCGGAGGGAACAACACCACCGCGGCTGCTGGTTCGATGGTCGAGTTCACCGTGCTGATCAACAACACTGGTAACACCGACAGCCAGGTGCGGATGAGCCTCGAGAACATTCCTGGTAACTGGACCGCATCGATCTTTCTGAGCAACGGATCCTCGTCCGATGCCACCAACATCTTGGACTTGGATCTTGGCTATCAGACCAACGCGTCGGTGACCGTCCTCATTCACCTTCCAGCCGACGCCACGGCGTCGAGGACCCTCGAGCTGGCAGCGACCGCCTCCGGCGTCAGCGTTTCCCAGGATCTCACGGTCAGCGTCGCCTGAGGACGCAGTAGTTGCGTGATAGGGAGCGGTGCACCTTCTGCAGGTGGTGATGCACCAGCTCCAGGCCGTCGGCGTGAGGACAGGGGCGGGGAAGGACGACGCAGGCCCTGGTGCCCTGCTCCAGCACATCGCTCACCGAAGCCATGGCTCGATCATACAGCTCGCCCAGGGGTTCCTTCATCGTGCTGGTGGCCCGGCCGTAGGGGGGATCGGTAGCGACCACATCCACCTTGCCGAACACATCGCCGATGTCCCCGATGTCGGCGACCTCGATCCTCTCCCACGGCAGGTCGAAATGCTCCATATTGCGTATGCAGCCCTCTACCATCGCCGGGGAGATGTCCGAGCCGCATGCTTTTACTCCGATCGTCGCTGCCTCGATGAGTACGCCTCCGGTACCGCAGAATGGGTCCAGCAACCGTCCTCCCCGGGGAACGAGGGTCATGTTGACCACCGCCCGGGCGAATTTCGGGTGCAAGGAGATGGGGGAGAAGAACGGCCTCTCTGCGACCTTCCGGGCCTCGAACTGCGAGCGGTCCACCTCCGCCTCCCGCAGGTAGAAGTGCACCCGGTCGGACACGAACAGGCCGACCTCAACCTCGGGAGACACGAGATCAACCCGTCGCCCACCGGCAACCGCTCCGCCGACCTTCGCCGCCAGCCGGTTGAGGTCCACCTCCTGGCAGTGGCCCTGAAATCGCTTGGCCCGCACTGCGATGCTTCCCAATGGCAGGTCCAGGCCTTCGGCGAATCTCACTGTTTCCTCCATCGGCGAGGCGCCCAAGTATCGTCCCAGACGGTGGGTGAGGGCTAGCCTTGAGGCTATGTCTCTCATCTTACTGCTATCGAAGCCGAAGATCGCGTAGCCCGGTCCGTTCTCCGAGAGCTGGAAGTGATCGCACTCGGCGGCACAGCAACCGTACGCTTCCGCCAGCGGGAGGGACGGATGCTCACCGGACAGCTCGAAAAAATATGGCACCAGGCTCATGCCCTCCCTCCTGGGGTGGGCATGGCCTCAGTGCTCTCAATCCCTGATCCCTTCCTCGCCAACGCTGATGACCGCCTCGGCCTCGGGAAGGTTAGGGGAGTCAATTAACCTTGCTATACGCTTGCCCCCCTTGCTCTTCCTCAGGTACAGGCGGTAGGTGGCAGCATGGCCGACGATGTGCCCGCCGATCGGTCGGGTCGGGTCGCCGAAGAACGCATCGGGCTTGGCCGATACCTGATTGGTCACGGCGATGACCGCGTTGTTGAGATCGGCGAAGCGGAGCAGATCATGCATGTGCTTGTTGAGGTTCTGTTGCCTCTCCGCCAGCGCACCCCGGCCGACATACTCGGCCCGGAAGTGGGCGGTCAGCGAGTCGACGATCATAAGGCGGACATGGAGGTCATGGGCCAGCTCCTGTGCCTTCTCCACCAGCAGCATCTGATGGTGGGAGTTGAAGGCCCTGGCCACGTGGATCTTCTTCAGCACCTCCTCGGGGTCGAGGTCCAGTGCGGTCGACATCTGGACAATCCTCTCCGGCCTGAAAGTGTTCTCGGTGTCTATGATGAACACGTTCCCATCGAGGCCGCCTTCGTCTACCGGACGACCGGCATTGACGGCCAGCTGGAAGCACAGCTGGGTCTTACCGCTCCCGAACTCGCCGAAGAACTCGGTGATGGCCTGGGTCTCCAGACCACCGCCCATGAGCTCGTCGAACGCTTTTGAGCAGGAGGTGAGCTTGTGAATGTTCCTCCTTCTTTCAAGTATCAAGTCTCCGGTCTCGAACCCTCCGACGTCCGCGGCCTGCTTGGCCGCGTTGATTATCTTCACCGCGGTGGACTCCCCGATCTCCGCCACTTCGGCGAGAACCTTGGGGGATTCTACCGCGATCGCCATAAGGTCGACATAGCCGGCATCACGCAGCTTCTCTGCAGTTGCGGGTCCTACTCCAGGCAACTCTTCTAGGCTGTTTGCGGGCATTAATGCACCTTCATTCTCTCGAACTCCATTTGAATATAAAAGCGCCCCCCCAGGTATTCGAAAATACCCCTTACTATTAGTTAGCCAGCAGTGTGATTGCCACCGAAAGACGGTCTCTCCCGGCAGATATGGGGCCGACGTCTCCTGCGCCCGCGGGAGATAGGGACGGGACCTAATGGCCTGTCCGATGGGCCAAGGTCGTTCTGAAAAGGTTTATTATCGGATTGCGCTTAGGGAGCCCCCATGGCCCGCAAGAAGAGAAAGGACGAAGAGACGGAGGAGAAGTATGAATGGGTCCCTCCGGAGTTCGATGAGAAGGCCTTTCTCAAGAAAGACATGGTCGGCACCAAAGCCCTGCTATACACCACCTTGGTCGCCTTCCTGTTCGGAGGCTTGTCTGCCGCAGTGGGCAACTATGTGAGCAGCATAGTCGGCTTCATCGTATACCTCGCCGGAGTTATCTTCCTGAACTACTCGTTCAAGTATGCCCGGATCAAGACCGAGGACGTCGACAAGAAGACTACGATCGGCAACATCGCCCTGTACATGCTCCTGGCCCTAGGGGTCTGGATCTTCCTCATTAATCCGCCGTTCTTCTGAACGGCAGTCTTTAAACCTCCCAGTTCATTCTTTTATCGAGCATCGCCGAGAGCGCTGGCCTGTTCTTTTCGACCATGGCGGATAGGCCCATGGCCACTCCCCGCACCTCCGCTTCCCGCAGATCGCTGCCCAGTGCAGCGGTGGACAGCTTTGACCTCACTAGATCATCCGCCTGGGTGTGGGTCCGGGGAGCGACGACCGCCCAATGACCATTCTCTAGGAACGGCCTGCTGAGCCCTTCTTTCTCCCATCTCTCCAGGAAGGCATATGAGTTGTCGACCCAAGCCGGGGGGCCGCTGTGGTATCGGCCCAGTGGAAGAGACAGACCTTCCAGCTCGACCACAAACTGGATTTCTCCGGTGACGTGGAACACGCGGTCGATGACCTTGAAGTCGTTGCTCTCCAGGAGGGCGCATATGCCATCCAGGCTGCGTCTGACTTGAGGGTATAGGTTATCGTCTATGAGGCGGGGCCGGTGCATAGTCACCACCAGCACCCCGGTGCCTCGGCGCGCGACTAGATCCTTCATCTCGGCCAGATCGAGCATCTCCCTAGGGCGGGGAAAGAAGAACCTCTCTGACGGTGCCTGGAGGTACTGGCGGGCGGCATAGATGAATGTGGCCAAGCCCTGAGAGGACAGCGCCGAGGCGACGTTACGGTTGCTATCCACCGGGTCATGGAAGACCAGGGGATCACCGAACTTCCTCCCCCTCCCACCACCCAGGTCCAGCACTGTCCCCCTCTTCCACGAGGATGCTGCCTCCAAAACTTTCTGGAACGTCCCGTACTTTAAGATAAGCAACTCCAGCAGGTAACCGGAAAAGCCCTGGGTCTTTGCCTCCGCTCCGTATATCCCGGTCCCCTTGGCGAACTGCTTGAGGAGACGGACCTCGTCCTTCTGGGCGGCCTGTAGGTGAGACCTCACGTACTGAGTATGGAACGGGGTCCGGTCGACCGCCGATCGGAGGCGGGAAGTATCCTCTATGTGGTAGCAGGGGACCAGGTCCACCTCCAGCCCCTCCCACCTCCCGTGAATGTAGGGGTGCTCAGCGTATCTCTCTTCTCCCTCACCAAGGACCTTCCTGCCAAGCGCCAGCCCGGTCGCTTCAAGCCGGTCCCGGGCTACACTCTCGGGGAACAGGATGAAAACGTCGAGGTCGGGATCGTGGAGGAAGGTGTCCTTGGCCACCGAGCCGACGAGAAGCACCTCCAGCCCCATTCCCTCCATTTGTGTCTCTGCGGTGACCCTCTCAAGAAGTGCCTTGACCTTGCTCCCGATGGCTTCCCGTTCGACATCCGAGGGGGAGATTTTTTTCAATATGTCCTGTTCCAGGGTCACGCCCCATCATCAGGCTCCTGGGCGAAAAGGTTTTTGCCCCGACTGGGCGTTCGAGAGCAACAGAGAATGGTGAGTCCAAGGTCGGTGTGGTGGGGATTCAGAAAACCTTTCATAGGAGGAAAGTTGAGCCACCGACCTCGGACTTCGGACCCGATTTAGAAACACACGTTATTTCAAAATTTTTCTTAGTTCTAACGGAAAAACCTCACTGGTTTGAATATGCAGCGGGTTTGGTATATATCCTATATTAGGGATCGATGATCGTTCCGCGCTGAATCATCGGGGTTGGATGATCGAATGCTCCAAGCTCAAGCGCCTACGCCCTGAGGGCGGTTGGACCGCTCCGGCATCCATGAAGATGGAAGAGGTCCGATGCCAAGGATGCTTGTCTCCACTTGCCTTCGGCCCATCAAGTACCTGGCTCTTCGCCAACAATCGCTCGTTACATTCAAATACGGTCGAGATAAATCGAGTACCGAAAGCGTCAAATGACGCTGTGCCCTATGGAGGATAGGGTTGAAGTGCGAGCATGTTAGATTTAAAGAGTGTCAACTTTGACCGGGTTTTGAGGCGATACGACATACAGATGGAGTCGAAGGAGAGCCCTGAGGACCTGGCCGCAAGGATGGTCCCCAAGGACCCGACCCTCAGGAAGGTCGCCGAGGACGTGGTGTTCATGCGCTATAAGACGGTGAACGACGACGTCATCGCCGCTCTCAAGGAGTACAGCCCTGAGGACGTCATAGAGCACGGTCTGATCAAGGGTATGGATGTGGTTGGGGAGCTGTACGGGCGCGGCATCTACTACCTGCCGCACGTGATGGTGGCCGCGGACGCTATGGACAAGGGCGTAAAGCTTTGCGAGTCCAAGATGAAGGGCACCCGCGAGACCAGGGCCAAGGTCGTGATGCATGTCGCCGAGGGCGACCCCCACGACATAGGCAAGAACATCGCCGCCGTGCTGTTGAAGTCCAATGGGTACACCGTAGTGGACATGGGGCGGGACGTCGCCATCGCCGATGTGGTCACCACGGTCGAGCATGAAAAGCCTCAGATAGTCACTGGCACCGCCCTGATGACCACCACCATGTCCGCCTTCCCCAAGATCGCCGATAAGCTGCAGGAGAAGGGCATCAGCATCCCGTTCATCTGCGCTGGCGGCGCGGTCAACCGCGCATATGTGGAATCGTACCCCCTCGGGGTGTTCGCGGCCAAGGCCATCCAGGGGCCGGTCCTGGCCAATAAGATCATCGATGGGTACGACTGGAGGAAGCTGCGGGAAAATTGGGATAAGCTCACCGCGGTGAAGGAGTGAAGGAGGCATCACTGTGGTTATCAGAAGGTACACCAAGATGGAGTACGGCTCCCCCGACGAGATGGTCTTTGGCGAGTCCAAGTACCCGGTGGCGTATGGCCTGGGGCAGACGGTGGGGGCGGGGGTTGTTGTACCGGAGATCAACTTCGCCCCTCGGCCAGGTGCGGAGAAGAACCCTGAGTCTTTGAGAAGAGAGTACGTCGACTACATCACCAAGGATATCCTCGACCGATCCATCACCCTGGGTTTTCCCGCTGTGCAGCTGGAGAATGAGCACATCTTCCAGATGGTCAACGAGCCCCAAAAGTATGCTAAGCCCGTGGTCGCTGGCCAGAAAGAGCTGATGCAGAAGTACTACGACGAATACAGCATCGCCCTCTCCATTCGTCATACGCTCGCCGATCCTCGACTGGCCGAAGAGGGCCTTCGGCCGGGGATGGACAAGAAGCACAACTACCCTGAAAAGTGCATCCAGTCGATCGAGGTCGCCGCTGAGAACGGCGCTGACCTGCTGTCCATCGAATCGACCGGGGGTAAGGAGATGGCCGACTATGCTGTGCTGAGGCAGGATATCCGCGGCTGGCTGTTCGGTATCGGCTACCTTGGTTCCATCGACATGGAGTGGCTGTGGCCCCAGATCGTGGACATCGCCAAGAAGAACAAGGTGCGGGCGGGAGGGGACACCAACTGCGCCGGTGCCAACACCTCGATGTTCATGGCCGGCGGCTATTTGGATCGAGATATTCCCAGGACCTTCGCCGCGATCACTCGTGCCATCGCTTCCGCCAGGACTCTGGTGGCCTGGGAGTGCGGTGCCACCGGGCCAGACAAGGACTGCGGCTACGAGGGACCGATCGTCAAGGCCATCGCCGGAAAGCCCACCTCCCAGGAGGGCAAGGACTCCCAGTGTGCTCACGCTGACCTAATGGGCAACCTCATCGCTCAGACCTGCGACCTGTGGTCCAACGAGTCCGTCGAGTACCACCCTGAGTTCGGCGGTTCGTCCGTCCAGTGCTGGTTGGGATCCATAGGGTACGAGGCTGCCCTGATGAACATGGCCAAGCAGCTAAAGCAAGACAAAATCCTTCGCGACCTGTATATGGCCACCGACCGCTACCGCAGCCCGGAGGCATTCATCCTGGCCTACGACAACGCCTACAAGATCGGAATGGCCATCGCCGAGCACGGGAACGATATCTATATGCGGGCCAAGGCCGCCGGTATCACCGCGGCGCGGCTGATCGAGGACGAGAACAAGAGCGGGAAGCTGAGGCTATCCAAGCACGAGCAGGACATGCTCAGGAAGATCATCACTGACCTGTCCGCTCTCCCCGACGAGGAGTCCAAGTTCCTCGAACAGTGCCTCAGGGCATACAAGGACGTCCCCATGTTCAATCCCAAGAACTATGACCTTTGATGAGGCCAGTAACTGAAAACCTCTTATCATTTACATTTTTATAAAACCTGGGCGCGATCGAGCGTCGCCGGTGAAAAAGGAGAAATGAAAGGGTTTCCGTGGCCCATTCAAGCCTTGATTAGACTCTTGGTCAGCTCCTTGAACTTGAAGCACTTGTCCGGGCAGATGCGCTCGCACCTCAGGCAGGCAGTCCCGTTGCATAGGTCCGAGGCCACTTCCACCTGGTATCCCGAAGCTCCGCCCTGTTGGACTTTGATGGCGTTCTCCGGGCACTCGTTTACGCAGGCCTGGCAGCCCGTACAGCCCTCGAAGCTCCCCTTGACATAGATGCCGATGTCCCGGAGCACCTTGAGGCCCTTGAACCCAAGATCTGGGATATCTCTCAGCACGGTCCGAGTGACCTTGGGTACGCCCTTGATCTCCGGCAGGGGTTGGATGTCCGCCATCTCCAGCATCATGTTGTAGACCTCCATGGGCATTCCCTCGGTCCAGTATGCGAGCTCCTGCACGAACACCTTCTCGAACACCTTATCGGTGGCGAACATGATGTGGTTGGCCCGGATGGAGTTGGCCAGGCTCTGCAGTTTGTCCATCACCTCGGGTTCCCTGACGATGTCCAGGGCCAGAGCGAGGGAGGTGTTACCGAACTGGTAGATTTGTCCGCAGGAGGGTGGCAAGAGTCCGACCCGCTGGGCCTTGACGGCATCGACATAGGTGCCCGACGCCCCGCTCATGTACATTACGTCAAGCTCCTCGAACTTCAGCCCAGCGTGCTCCAGCAGGGTGAAGTGCCCGGCGCGCATGGCCCCGAAGGTCTTGGAGGCTTCGACCACGTCGTTCTCCTCTAGAATGACTCCGTCTTGCAGGTGCAGTGTGCCGTCCATCGTGGTGATGTGGGGCATCTTGATGAGCCCGTTGTCCAGGCCCTCGGCGATGGCCGAGATGACGCCCGTCCCGGTGATGCCCACGGCCCTGCCGTGCATCTTGCCCTCGTTGATGGTCGCGCCGTTGAGAGGATTGATGATGTCGCCTTCCTGAGGAAGGATGCCATCGTCAAGGATCGTGCACTTCCAGTCGGGGTCGGCGTTGATGTCGCTGATCGCGCCCGGGGAGGCCAGCATGCCCGCCTTGATCGACTGTCCCTCGATGGCCGGACCGGCCGCGGCCGAGCCGGTGTAAATGTCATCGCCGACCTTCAACGCCATCTCGGCGTTGGTGCCGTAATCGGTGACCAGGACGTTCTCCTTCCGCTCCAGCAGCCCGGTCTTGTACATCATGGCCAGCGCATCGGCGCCGATCTCGTGGCGGATGGCCGGAGGAACGTACAGCTCTACTCCGTCGGGCAGATCGAGGCCGAGGTCCACCGCGTTAAGGACGGCAGCGTCCCGCCTCTGCTGCTCGACCCCACGGCTCTTCAACGCGTTGGGCATGGCGAAAGCGAGGTCCCGGACCTCCATGTTCTGGTACATGGATAGCTGGATGGGATTCCCGCAGATGGCCACCCGCTCGACCTTGTTGAGGTCGATCTCAAGCATCTTCATGAGCTTGTTAGACGTGTCTATGAGAAGCTGGTGTGCGATATCCTGGTTGACCTCGATGCAGAAGGTCAAATGGTCCATGACGTTGGCCCCGGGGACCGGGTGCCTTACCGTGATGGCCGTGGATATGATTTTCTTGGACGCCAGGTCCACCGCGTGCATCCTGGTGCCGCTCGTGCCCACATCTATTGCTATTCCGTACATTTCTTCACCTCAGTGATGATGTTCGTGCTCGTGATCATGCTCATGCTCTTCTATCTCTAGCTCCAGGCGATCCTCGAGGATCTCAAGGCAATCCTCCATGATCTCCTCGACCTCGTGGTCATCAAGTCCGACCAGCGCGGCCATGAACTTTATCTCGCCCTTATCCACCGTCGGGCCCGAGAGGCGATCGACGGTCTCTGGACCGATGTCCATGTCGATGAGATTGACCTTTAACGTTCCCTGCCCGGTGGACACGAACGTCTTGATGTGTCCCATCATCAGCCCCTTCTCCTCCGTCACCCTGGTGCCGACATCCTTTAGAAGGCGCTCCATCAACGCCACGAACTCCTTCGAGGAGATGGCGGGATGGGCATGGAACCCGGCCTTAAGACCGAACGAGCCGGCGTCCGCGAGCTCCTTGGAGTTCTCCTCGCTCATACCTTCCCCTCCAGCAGCTTGACCAGCGGTTCGACCCCGTCCCCGAGCTTGGCCGAGATGTAGACGATCTCGGACTGCGGGCTCATCTCGCTGATGATCTTGGTCACCTTGTTCTTGACATCTTCGCCCACCAGGTCCATCTTGTTGATCGCCACGATGTCCGCCCCGGCTATCTGCCGGCTGACGAACAGGTTGGCCTCGCTGAACAGCTTGAGCGCCCGGAATGCGTCGATGAGGCAGATGGTATACATTTGGTCCTCACCGATCATCGACATCCGAACCATTTTAGCCACAATGGAGGGCAGCGCGATACCCGTCGGTTCAATAATGATAATGTCCGGCTTGTACTCCCTGGTTATGGCCCTCAGAGTGTTCTGAAGGCTGCCTGAGAGGGAGCAACAGATGCACCCCTCGGTGATCTCCACGCTCTTCAGCCCATATGAGTCGATGACCGCCCCGTCCACACCTACCTCGCCGACCTCGTTGACAATGATGGCAACCCTCTTTCCAGCCTTGCTAAGATCAGAGCCCAGGCGAACCAGCAAAGTTGTCTTTCCACTGCCCAAAAAACCCGCAAGCTGGCAAACTATCATCGACTATTTCACGCACTAACCACATTTAATATTTCGCCCTGAACGTACAAACGTGGTAGCGCCGACTCCCCATAGCGCTGGGGTCGCTCACCGGTCGAGATCCACCGGGCCGCTGTCCTCGATAATCTCCCGCCCCATGGAACGGGCCGTCCTGATGGTCTTGCCGACCTGCACGGTCATGAGATCCTCGGCGGCGAGGGTGCGGGAGCCGGAGGCCGCCTCGATGTGCTCCGCCTGACGCTTCACCCCCTCATGCACCAACTTCATCCCCAGATGGGTCAAGAGAACGACCTCTGGCCTGATGGCTGAAGCGATCTCGGCGGCGTCCTCGGTGCACAGATGCTTGGGCACCCGAGAGCCCAGGGGTCGGGTGAGGTTAAGGATAAGCACCCGGCATCCCCGATGAGCAGGGACGATGGAATCGGCCAGCTCGGTGTCCCCGACATACGATATGATGCCATTGGTCGTGTGGAACTTGAAACCGACCCCAGTGGGGTCGCTGTGCGATGTCGGAGTGACGTCTACCCTCATCCCCTTGATATCGAAGGTCACGCCCGGCACGGCCCGGACGACGCTGGAGGTGATCGATTGGTGGTATCCCGAGACTGCTGGGCTGAAACCGTTGGTTCCGTCGAGGGCGCTGACGCTTCCCACCAGCGTCCCGGTCCGCTTGAAGCCCCCTTTGGTCATACCTTCGATGATCATCTCCCCATCGGCGTAGTGGTCGGGGTGGCAGTGGGAGATGAGCACAGCGTCGGTCTTGGCGGGATCGAGGGCCAGCCGCCTCATGTTCATCAACGCCGTCGGGCCAGGATCCAGATGTACCCTCGGTCCGTCATTGAGATATATGCCACCGGTGGCCCTTATCTGGTAGATGGTGGCGAAACGCCCTCCTCCGGTTCCCAGGAACGTGATGCTCGTCAATCTCCCATCCTCAAGACACCCACCTTAACGCCTTCCCCTCATAACAATGCTTGCCTGGGACAAGGTTAATCTATCGTGTTCATCATGAACGCCCGATCATCATGCTGACGCTGATCAGGGATGCCCAAATCGTCACCCAGAATGCAGAACGACAACTCGTCCGGGGAGACATTTTGATCAGGGATGGCAGGATCGAGCAGGTCGGAGGAACGGTGAGCGGCTCGGCCGACATGGAGATCCAGGCGTCAGGGGACATCGTGCTCCCGGGGCTAATCAACACCCATACTCACGTGTCCATGGCCATCCTAAAGGGGATCGCCGACGACCTACCGTTCCCACAGTTCCTGGATCGCTCGTTCAAGGTAGACGCCCAGCGCACCGAACGCGACATTGAGGCGGGGGCGGCCCAGGGGTGCCTGGAGATGATACGCTCGGGGACCACCACTTTCCTTGACCTGTACTACTCCCAGGACATCATCGCCCGGGCGGTGGAGCGCGCGGGGATACGGGGCATCCTGGGGTGGGCGGTGCTGGACCAGGAGTACACGACCCAGAAGGGGGTCCCCCTGGATAACTGTGCCCGGTTCCACCGGGAGTTCCGGGGCCGTCCTCGTATCTATCCTGCGGTGGGGCTGCAGGGGGTGTACGTGTGCTCAACCCAGACCTTCCTGGCCTCCCGGGACTATGCCCTGGAGAACGATCTGCTGCTAGGCTTCCACTTGTCGGAGACGAGGAAGGAGGTCTCGGATTGTAAGCGCAAGGAGGGCAAGCGGCCGGGGGACTACCTGTCCTCTATCGGCTTCCTGAACGACCACTGCGTGGCCGCCCATTCTGCGTGGTTGACCATCAACGAGGTCCGTCAGATGGCATCCGCGGGCGCCCGGGTCTCCACATGCCCGGTATCGAACATGAAGCTCGCCACCGGCGGGGTCGCCCCCATCCCCGAGATGCTGCAGAACGGGGTCACCGTGTCC
This DNA window, taken from Methanomassiliicoccus sp., encodes the following:
- a CDS encoding B12-binding domain-containing protein, coding for MLDLKSVNFDRVLRRYDIQMESKESPEDLAARMVPKDPTLRKVAEDVVFMRYKTVNDDVIAALKEYSPEDVIEHGLIKGMDVVGELYGRGIYYLPHVMVAADAMDKGVKLCESKMKGTRETRAKVVMHVAEGDPHDIGKNIAAVLLKSNGYTVVDMGRDVAIADVVTTVEHEKPQIVTGTALMTTTMSAFPKIADKLQEKGISIPFICAGGAVNRAYVESYPLGVFAAKAIQGPVLANKIIDGYDWRKLRENWDKLTAVKE
- a CDS encoding site-2 protease family protein, with the protein product MSDPDVTAYVEEIRSLVTKYFPVYEVTVNYDAIKLMVRADEATLGPKFEDLRKEMKTHQLIPFINYSKGEHAITVVRSPPARKGNMRINQVLLAITFITTTLSGTLLWADYVGSSDWLAADNILYGALFFALPLMTILGIHELSHYIASKRHGVDASLPYFIPSIPPFGTFGAFISMRDPMPNRKAMVDIGIAGPLGGLAVTIPVAIIGLYLTANGHAVSGAVSDAGMMAIFIQPLYQLLAVFVPLNDGMALHPTAFAAWVGFLVTAINLLPIGQLDGGHVARGLLGDRAKYVGYATFFFLALMTLFYDGWFLFAILVFLLGLKHPAPLNDVTKIDKRSIVLGLAGLVVLAVTFVPQPMVTISPDHSFELNVVGGNNTTAAAGSMVEFTVLINNTGNTDSQVRMSLENIPGNWTASIFLSNGSSSDATNILDLDLGYQTNASVTVLIHLPADATASRTLELAATASGVSVSQDLTVSVA
- the mtaB gene encoding methanol--corrinoid protein co-methyltransferase MtaB, with amino-acid sequence MVIRRYTKMEYGSPDEMVFGESKYPVAYGLGQTVGAGVVVPEINFAPRPGAEKNPESLRREYVDYITKDILDRSITLGFPAVQLENEHIFQMVNEPQKYAKPVVAGQKELMQKYYDEYSIALSIRHTLADPRLAEEGLRPGMDKKHNYPEKCIQSIEVAAENGADLLSIESTGGKEMADYAVLRQDIRGWLFGIGYLGSIDMEWLWPQIVDIAKKNKVRAGGDTNCAGANTSMFMAGGYLDRDIPRTFAAITRAIASARTLVAWECGATGPDKDCGYEGPIVKAIAGKPTSQEGKDSQCAHADLMGNLIAQTCDLWSNESVEYHPEFGGSSVQCWLGSIGYEAALMNMAKQLKQDKILRDLYMATDRYRSPEAFILAYDNAYKIGMAIAEHGNDIYMRAKAAGITAARLIEDENKSGKLRLSKHEQDMLRKIITDLSALPDEESKFLEQCLRAYKDVPMFNPKNYDL
- the radA gene encoding DNA repair and recombination protein RadA, with protein sequence MPANSLEELPGVGPATAEKLRDAGYVDLMAIAVESPKVLAEVAEIGESTAVKIINAAKQAADVGGFETGDLILERRRNIHKLTSCSKAFDELMGGGLETQAITEFFGEFGSGKTQLCFQLAVNAGRPVDEGGLDGNVFIIDTENTFRPERIVQMSTALDLDPEEVLKKIHVARAFNSHHQMLLVEKAQELAHDLHVRLMIVDSLTAHFRAEYVGRGALAERQQNLNKHMHDLLRFADLNNAVIAVTNQVSAKPDAFFGDPTRPIGGHIVGHAATYRLYLRKSKGGKRIARLIDSPNLPEAEAVISVGEEGIRD
- a CDS encoding RsmD family RNA methyltransferase; protein product: MSLVPYFFELSGEHPSLPLAEAYGCCAAECDHFQLSENGPGYAIFGFDSSKMRDIASRLALTHRLGRYLGASPMEETVRFAEGLDLPLGSIAVRAKRFQGHCQEVDLNRLAAKVGGAVAGGRRVDLVSPEVEVGLFVSDRVHFYLREAEVDRSQFEARKVAERPFFSPISLHPKFARAVVNMTLVPRGGRLLDPFCGTGGVLIEAATIGVKACGSDISPAMVEGCIRNMEHFDLPWERIEVADIGDIGDVFGKVDVVATDPPYGRATSTMKEPLGELYDRAMASVSDVLEQGTRACVVLPRPCPHADGLELVHHHLQKVHRSLSRNYCVLRRR
- the cca gene encoding CCA tRNA nucleotidyltransferase; this encodes MTLEQDILKKISPSDVEREAIGSKVKALLERVTAETQMEGMGLEVLLVGSVAKDTFLHDPDLDVFILFPESVARDRLEATGLALGRKVLGEGEERYAEHPYIHGRWEGLEVDLVPCYHIEDTSRLRSAVDRTPFHTQYVRSHLQAAQKDEVRLLKQFAKGTGIYGAEAKTQGFSGYLLELLILKYGTFQKVLEAASSWKRGTVLDLGGGRGRKFGDPLVFHDPVDSNRNVASALSSQGLATFIYAARQYLQAPSERFFFPRPREMLDLAEMKDLVARRGTGVLVVTMHRPRLIDDNLYPQVRRSLDGICALLESNDFKVIDRVFHVTGEIQFVVELEGLSLPLGRYHSGPPAWVDNSYAFLERWEKEGLSRPFLENGHWAVVAPRTHTQADDLVRSKLSTAALGSDLREAEVRGVAMGLSAMVEKNRPALSAMLDKRMNWEV